Proteins from a genomic interval of Firmicutes bacterium HGW-Firmicutes-1:
- a CDS encoding NAD(P)/FAD-dependent oxidoreductase, which translates to MKKVIIVGAGIAGLTAGVYALQSGFDVTIYESHTIPGGASTSWRRKGYLFEGGMHWLTGSSSKTQLNKLWREVGALDDTVNIYNRDPFVAFEYNGQTAYLYRDIDKMQQHFLEISQDDEKEIIKFCKDIKKFTKIAMPIMDIKNVKVKNKSSFGLSSLFSMLPALPRISFYANQTSKEFAERFKSPLLQNLFENIAGADYNATAMAFTIATLSSGDGGYPEGGSLRMADRMAKRFEALGGTIQYSKEVCKVSVQNGVACGVIINGEHIKSDAVIVTQDTLVAIDTLFDPPIRETWAQKMRESIKPVLNTFVSVGVEADLSDMPESLTFMIEEPLLCGGVPEYTIGINNYAGYKGYAPEGCTAVTSIIVGDSYNFWKACKENGTYKAEKQKLAEAFTHILAKKFPQTAGKIAVCDVATPLTYERYLHSYKGSWMSIMGKGSKMESYPSKPESIKNVYFAGQRIMIPGGLPVAAETGRKAVQYLCRDTDTVFQGNI; encoded by the coding sequence ATGAAGAAAGTAATTATTGTCGGTGCAGGAATTGCCGGGCTTACAGCAGGTGTTTACGCACTTCAAAGCGGATTTGATGTTACAATTTACGAAAGTCATACCATTCCAGGAGGCGCCTCCACAAGCTGGCGAAGAAAGGGGTATTTATTCGAGGGCGGAATGCACTGGTTGACAGGTTCGTCATCAAAAACCCAACTTAACAAGCTGTGGCGTGAAGTGGGTGCTTTGGATGATACTGTTAATATTTATAACCGAGATCCTTTTGTTGCATTTGAATATAACGGACAGACTGCATATCTCTATCGAGATATAGATAAGATGCAGCAGCACTTTTTAGAGATTTCACAGGATGATGAAAAGGAAATTATTAAATTCTGCAAGGACATAAAAAAATTCACAAAAATAGCTATGCCTATTATGGATATCAAGAACGTAAAAGTTAAGAATAAATCTTCTTTTGGGTTATCGTCGCTTTTTAGTATGCTGCCCGCTCTTCCCCGAATATCCTTTTATGCAAATCAAACATCAAAGGAATTTGCAGAACGGTTTAAGAGCCCACTTTTACAGAATCTGTTTGAAAACATAGCTGGCGCTGATTACAATGCCACTGCAATGGCTTTTACTATCGCAACGTTATCTTCCGGAGATGGAGGCTATCCCGAAGGCGGCTCACTTCGTATGGCTGATCGAATGGCAAAGCGTTTTGAAGCCTTAGGAGGCACGATACAATACAGCAAAGAGGTATGTAAAGTATCGGTTCAAAATGGAGTTGCTTGCGGAGTAATCATCAACGGTGAACACATTAAGTCAGATGCAGTGATCGTGACACAGGATACACTTGTTGCTATCGACACACTGTTTGACCCTCCTATTCGGGAGACTTGGGCACAAAAGATGCGTGAAAGCATAAAACCTGTACTCAATACCTTTGTTAGTGTGGGCGTGGAGGCAGATTTGTCTGATATGCCAGAAAGTTTAACATTTATGATAGAGGAGCCACTTCTGTGCGGTGGTGTGCCGGAATACACCATTGGTATCAATAATTATGCAGGTTACAAAGGATATGCACCAGAAGGATGCACCGCCGTGACCTCCATAATCGTGGGAGACAGCTATAATTTCTGGAAAGCCTGTAAAGAAAACGGCACATATAAAGCCGAAAAACAAAAGCTGGCAGAGGCATTTACACATATATTAGCGAAAAAATTTCCGCAGACTGCCGGGAAAATAGCGGTTTGCGATGTAGCAACACCCTTGACCTATGAACGGTATTTACATTCATATAAAGGCTCATGGATGTCAATAATGGGCAAAGGGAGCAAAATGGAAAGTTATCC
- a CDS encoding TetR/AcrR family transcriptional regulator has translation MGVREDQKEKRRNEILMAGLDIFIRKGYASTKISDIAKQVGMSAGLLFHYFESKEKLYEELITIGISGPMSVMALTEMEPIKFFESTAKQIFHYVQTESFTAKMFVLMSQAFYNEAAPRGIKDKLLNFDIYTPTTLLIQKGQANGTIREGDPNALAVAYWCAIQGIAEQIALNPDTPCPESDWIIDIIRRK, from the coding sequence ATGGGAGTTCGTGAAGATCAAAAAGAAAAACGCCGGAATGAAATTCTTATGGCGGGGCTAGATATATTTATTCGAAAGGGATATGCTTCGACAAAAATCAGCGATATTGCAAAGCAGGTCGGTATGAGTGCAGGGCTTTTGTTTCATTATTTTGAATCAAAGGAAAAGCTGTATGAAGAACTGATAACGATTGGTATTTCGGGTCCAATGAGCGTCATGGCTCTCACAGAGATGGAGCCAATCAAGTTTTTCGAGAGTACCGCTAAACAGATTTTTCACTATGTGCAGACGGAATCATTTACCGCTAAAATGTTTGTCCTGATGAGTCAGGCGTTTTATAACGAAGCAGCACCGCGAGGTATTAAAGACAAGCTACTGAATTTTGATATTTATACGCCGACAACTCTGTTAATTCAAAAAGGTCAGGCAAATGGTACAATTCGGGAGGGGGATCCTAATGCATTGGCAGTCGCTTATTGGTGTGCGATTCAAGGCATAGCAGAACAAATAGCACTGAATCCCGATACACCCTGCCCTGAAAGTGATTGGATTATTGATATTATAAGGAGGAAATAA